Proteins found in one Anopheles aquasalis chromosome 3, idAnoAquaMG_Q_19, whole genome shotgun sequence genomic segment:
- the LOC126579268 gene encoding DNA-directed RNA polymerase III subunit RPC7, translating into MGGRGRGKASGTLTQEQLQSLGVTSKEIQAVTSAAPPPVFPALLSKPVALESSVDRNYKILWKEDFISYLRESAYFTTKKCSKLSVQRYSDKVINVIENDPKAKRDGDFLWSCMPAELMPNFKRAKQINSAASKPKRPRTAEDIDAKLQALEQKESTAAKADGVKKEKSETDDENEDDLEEEMADEEMDDDNDYGNNYFDNGEAYNEEDDNLDDGPVY; encoded by the exons ATGGgtggaagaggacgaggaaagGCCAGTGGAACGCTCACACAAGAACAGTTACAATCTTTGGGGGTGACCAGCAAGGAAATCCAGGCCGTAACTTCGGCAGCTCCGCCGCCCGTTTTTCCGGCGCTGCTCTCGAAACCGGTGGCCCTGGAG TCTAGTGTCGACAGAAACTACAAAATCCTCTGGAAGGAAGATTTCATTTCCTATTTGCGCGAATCCGCCTATTTCACCACTAAAAAATGCTCGAAGCTGTCCGTTCAGCGCTACTCGGACAAAGTTATC AACGTAATAGAGAATGATCCCAAAGCGAAGCGTGACGGGGATTTCCTCTGGAGTTGCATGCCCGCGGAGCTGATGCCCAATTTCAAGCGAGCAAAGCAGATTAATAGCGCGGCATCGAAACCGAAGCGACCACGCACGGCGGAAGATATTGACGCTAAATTACAGGCTCTCGAGCAGAAAGAGAGTACTGCCGCGAAGGCAGATGGCGtcaagaaggagaaaagtgaaacagatGACGAGAATGAGGATGACTTGGAAGAGGAAATGGCTGACGAGGAGAtggacgatgataatgattacGGAAACAACTATTTCGATAATGGTGAAGCCTACAACGAAGAGGATGATAATCTCGACGATGGGCCGGTTTATTGA